The proteins below are encoded in one region of Triticum aestivum cultivar Chinese Spring chromosome 1B, IWGSC CS RefSeq v2.1, whole genome shotgun sequence:
- the LOC543303 gene encoding thioredoxin H-type, with amino-acid sequence MAASAATATATAAAVGAGEVISVHSLEQWTMQIEEANAAKKLVVIDFTASWCGPCRIMAPIFADLAKKFPAAVFLKVDVDELKPIAEQFSVEAMPTFLFMKEGDVKDRVVGAIKEELTTKVGLHAAQ; translated from the exons atggcggcgtcggcggcgacggcgacggcgacggcggcggcggtagggGCGGGGGAGGTGATCTCCGTCCACAGCCTGGAGCAGTGGACCATGCAGATCGAGGAGGCCAACGCCGCCAAGAAGCTG GTGGTGATTGACTTCACTGCATCATGGTGCGGACCATGCCGCATTATGGCTCCAATTTTCGCTGATCTCGCCAAGAAGTTCCCAGCTGCTGTTTTCCTCAAGGTCGACGTTGATGAACTGAAG CCCATTGCTGAGCAATTCAGCGTGGAGGCCATGCCAACCTTCCTGTTCATGAAGGAAGGAGATGTCAAGGACAGGGTTGTCGGAGCTATCAAGGAGGAACTGACGACCAAGGTTGGGCTACACGCGGCCCAGTAA